From the genome of Vicia villosa cultivar HV-30 ecotype Madison, WI linkage group LG2, Vvil1.0, whole genome shotgun sequence, one region includes:
- the LOC131648392 gene encoding transcription repressor OFP14 translates to MPKKLQKTLQDYLNKLKNKNPHPQIKLTKMLSGCKHPKTPSFSLDNGRNLSSNSVNDAATLADVDRFLFENFKSLYFKDDDETENSVKRISDEKNHREPPKFNSSSLLESPRFDRSPPPNLSRSARFFVKPGNSGSLMEDALSLTNSDDEGDSSNLNSSSTESPSKEVVKVHDDHNQTLPENCIALLSYSPTPYDEFRRSMQELVESKYGKTELNQMKIDWDFMEEMLFCYLNLNEKKSHKFILSAFVDLITVLRQSQSQNSEAAPAKPCSVRTVRIGREVRKKKTKQVTIEFGS, encoded by the coding sequence ATGCCTAAGAAGCTTCAAAAAACCCTTCAAGATTACCTCaacaaactcaaaaacaaaaaccCTCACCCTCAAATCAAGTTAACCAAAATGCTCTCTGGCTGCAAACACCCCAAAACGCCGTCGTTTTCTTTAGATAACGGCAGAAACTTATCATCTAACTCCGTTAACGACGCAGCAACGCTAGCTGACGTTGACCGTTTTCTCTTCGAGAATTTCAAGTCTCTCTATTTCAAAGACGACGACGAAACCGAAAACTCCGTCAAAAGAATCTCCGACGAAAAAAACCACCGCGAACCACCGAAATTCAATTCCTCCTCTTTGCTCGAATCACCGCGATTCGATCGATCACCACCGCCGAATCTCTCCCGATCAGCGCGATTCTTCGTGAAACCGGGAAACTCTGGATCGTTGATGGAAGATGCTTTATCGCTAACAAACAGCGATGATGAAGGTGATTCGAGTAATTTGAATTCATCCTCAACAGAATCGCCATCAAAAGAGGTGGTTAAAGTTCATGATGATCATAATCAGACTCTTCCTGAAAACTGTATTGCTCTGTTATCCTATTCGCCGACTCCTTACGACGAATTCAGGCGATCCATGCAGGAATTGGTGGAATCCAAGTACGGGAAAACTGAACTGAATCAGATGAAAATCGATTGGGATTTCATGGAGGAGATGCTGTTTTGTTACCTGAATCTGAATGAGAAAAAGTCTCATAAGTTTAttttaagtgcttttgttgatcTCATCACTGTTTTGCGTCAGAGTCAGAGTCAGAATTCGGAAGCAGCTCCGGCGAAGCCGTGTAGCGTGAGAACCGTTAGGATTGGTAGGgaagtgaggaagaagaagactaaGCAAGTCACCATTGAATTTGGGTCTTAG